The Thunnus albacares chromosome 11, fThuAlb1.1, whole genome shotgun sequence genome contains a region encoding:
- the pou2f1b gene encoding POU domain, class 2, transcription factor 1b isoform X9: MADGGAASQDESSGPGIQINGLDFQRQTVPTTSAITSAHAQALLQQLTLTPAHQQLLIQQAQAQILAAAVQHSASQQNSTTGASISASAAAPITQLPLSQPIQIASQLQQQNLGLPQFVLVQPGHPIATSLQPQFIISQTPPAQQGILQAPGFLTQLPQSQANPLPTQQSITLTTQPATPTRTTAATPIQTLPHSQTPPKRLDTPTLEEPSDLEELEQFAKTFKQRRIKLGFTQGDVGLAMGKLYGNDFSQTTISRFEALNLSFKNMCKLKPLLEKWLNDAVCAENLTSDQGLSSPSALGSPGMGIEGINRRRKKRTSIETNIRVALEKSFLEQNQKPTSEEITMIADQLNMEKEVIRVWFCNRRQKEKRINPPSSGNSGGGNTPIKTIFTPSSPLVASTASLVSSPTINTPTTLTVNPVMPLTSTSVSSLSFTGTTVGATNTASVISTAPMVTTATSSPSLSPSPMSIQSTTAESKAGVHAHTVVTQAPSSIATTLGTGQVMVATSGLSAALQGAQLPTSASLAAMAAAAGLNPGLMAPSQFTPGGALLSLTPGGLGSALSPALMSNSTLATIQALASGGTIPITSLDGGNLLFANTSAGNTPNLVTTPLFLSPQNLSLLASNPVSLVSGAGGLQLTADAHHQATTAVPVQASTITTASKAQ, encoded by the exons ATGGCGGACGGAGGAGCAGCGAGTCAAGATGAGAGTTCAGGACCAG GAATCCAAATCAATGGATTGGACTTTCAGAGGCAGACGGTGCCAACCACAAGTGCAATCACTAGCGCACATGCACAAGCCCTCCTCCAACAG TTGACCCTGACCCCAGCACATCAGCAGCTGTTGATCCAGCAGGCACAAGCTCAGATCCTGGCTGCAGCCGTGCAGCATTCAGCTAGCCAGCAGAACAGCACCACTGGGGCCAGTATCTCAGCCTCCGCAGCCGCACCCATTACCCAGCTACCCCTGTCACAGCCAATCCAGATTGCTTCT CAGCTACAGCAGCAGAATCTTGGTCTGCCTCAGTTTGTTCTCGTGCAGCCCGGTCACCCGATCGCCACATCACTGCAGCCTCAGTTCATCATCTCACAGACACCGCCTGCCCAACAAG GCATATTGCAAGCCCCGGGTTTTCTAACTCAACTACCTCAAAGCCAAGCTAACCCCCTGCCGACTCAACAAAGCATCACCCTCACAACTCAG cCTGCAACTCCAACCCGCACAACAGCAGCCACACCTATTCAGACCCTGCCCCACAGTCAGACACCACCCAAACGGTTGGACACCCCCACTCTGGAGGAGCCTAGTGATCTGGaggaactggagcagtttgccAAGACCTTCAAACAGAGGCGTATCAAACTGGGCTTCacgcag GGGGATGTTGGCCTGGCCATGGGGAAGCTGTACGGAAACGACTTCAGCCAAACTACCATCTCTCGCTTTGAGGCCTTGAATCTGAGCTTTAAGAACATGTGCAAACTCAAGCCATTGCTGGAGAAGTGGCTCAATGATGCAG TTTGTGCAGAGAACCTGACATCTGACCAGGGCCTGTCCAGCCCCAGTGCCCTGGGCTCCCCAGGCATGGGCATAGAGGGGATCAACCGCAGACGGAAGAAGAGGACCAGTATTGAGACCAACATCCGAGTGGCCTTAGAAAAAAGCTTTCTTGAG CAGAACCAAAAACCTACCTCTGAGGAGATCACCATGATCGCTGACCAGCTCAACATGGAGAAGGAGGTGATTCGGGTCTGGTTCTGCAATCGCCggcagaaagagaagaggattAACCCCCCGAGCAGTGGCAACAGCGGAGGAGGCAACACCCCCATCAAAACCATCTTCACACCCAGTAGCCCTTTG GTGGCCAGCACAGCAAGCCTTGTGAGCAGTCCAACTATTAACACACCCACCACTCTGACTGTAAATCCAGTGATGCCTCTCACCAGCACCAGCGTCTCCAGTTTGTCTttcacag GCACGACAGTTGGAGCCACAAACACTGCATCTGTCATCTCCACTGCACCTATGGTTACCACAGCAACCAGCTCTCCATCATTAAGCCCGTCACCAATGAGTATTCAGTCCACGACTGCAGAGAGTAAAGCTGGTGTTCATGCGCATACCGTCGTCACCCAGGCCCCGTCGTCTATAGCCACCACTTTAGGGACGGGTCAGGTGATGGTGGCGACTTCAGGGCTGTCTGCGGCGCTGCAGGGTGCCCAGTTACCCACCAGTGCCAGCCTTGCTGCtatggctgctgctgcagggcTCAACCCAGGACTGATGGCCCCCTCCCAGTTCACCCCAGG GGGGGCCCTGCTCAGTCTGACTCCTGGTGGCCTTGGCAGTGCGCTGAGTCCTGCCCTCATGAGCAACAGCACCCTTGCCACCATCCAAG CTCTGGCATCGGGTGGGACGATCCCCATCACTTCTCTGGACGGTGGTAACCTGCTGTTTGCCAACACATCTGCTGGTAACACACCCAACCTGGTGACCACGCCGCTCTTCCTGAGCCCCCAGAACCTGTCGCTGCTCGCCAGCAACCCCGTCAGCCTGGTGTCCGGGGCGGGGGGGCTGCAGCTCACTGCTGATGCTCATCATCAAGCCACCACGGCTGTGCCTGTGCAAGCCTCGACCATTACCACTGCCTCcaaggctcagtga
- the pou2f1b gene encoding POU domain, class 2, transcription factor 1b isoform X8 — MADGGAASQDESSGPDAKVNNQSETTKCAMESGDGNTGIQINGLDFQRQTVPTTSAITSAHAQALLQQLTLTPAHQQLLIQQAQAQILAAAVQHSASQQNSTTGASISASAAAPITQLPLSQPIQIASLQQQNLGLPQFVLVQPGHPIATSLQPQFIISQTPPAQQGILQAPGFLTQLPQSQANPLPTQQSITLTTQPATPTRTTAATPIQTLPHSQTPPKRLDTPTLEEPSDLEELEQFAKTFKQRRIKLGFTQGDVGLAMGKLYGNDFSQTTISRFEALNLSFKNMCKLKPLLEKWLNDAVCAENLTSDQGLSSPSALGSPGMGIEGINRRRKKRTSIETNIRVALEKSFLEQNQKPTSEEITMIADQLNMEKEVIRVWFCNRRQKEKRINPPSSGNSGGGNTPIKTIFTPSSPLVASTASLVSSPTINTPTTLTVNPVMPLTSTSVSSLSFTGTTVGATNTASVISTAPMVTTATSSPSLSPSPMSIQSTTAESKAGVHAHTVVTQAPSSIATTLGTGQVMVATSGLSAALQGAQLPTSASLAAMAAAAGLNPGLMAPSQFTPGGALLSLTPGGLGSALSPALMSNSTLATIQALASGGTIPITSLDGGNLLFANTSAGNTPNLVTTPLFLSPQNLSLLASNPVSLVSGAGGLQLTADAHHQATTAVPVQASTITTASKAQ, encoded by the exons ATGGCGGACGGAGGAGCAGCGAGTCAAGATGAGAGTTCAGGACCAG ATGCTAAAGTGAATAATCAGTCAGAAACTACTAAATGTGCAATGGAAAGTGGTGACGGGAACACCG GAATCCAAATCAATGGATTGGACTTTCAGAGGCAGACGGTGCCAACCACAAGTGCAATCACTAGCGCACATGCACAAGCCCTCCTCCAACAG TTGACCCTGACCCCAGCACATCAGCAGCTGTTGATCCAGCAGGCACAAGCTCAGATCCTGGCTGCAGCCGTGCAGCATTCAGCTAGCCAGCAGAACAGCACCACTGGGGCCAGTATCTCAGCCTCCGCAGCCGCACCCATTACCCAGCTACCCCTGTCACAGCCAATCCAGATTGCTTCT CTACAGCAGCAGAATCTTGGTCTGCCTCAGTTTGTTCTCGTGCAGCCCGGTCACCCGATCGCCACATCACTGCAGCCTCAGTTCATCATCTCACAGACACCGCCTGCCCAACAAG GCATATTGCAAGCCCCGGGTTTTCTAACTCAACTACCTCAAAGCCAAGCTAACCCCCTGCCGACTCAACAAAGCATCACCCTCACAACTCAG cCTGCAACTCCAACCCGCACAACAGCAGCCACACCTATTCAGACCCTGCCCCACAGTCAGACACCACCCAAACGGTTGGACACCCCCACTCTGGAGGAGCCTAGTGATCTGGaggaactggagcagtttgccAAGACCTTCAAACAGAGGCGTATCAAACTGGGCTTCacgcag GGGGATGTTGGCCTGGCCATGGGGAAGCTGTACGGAAACGACTTCAGCCAAACTACCATCTCTCGCTTTGAGGCCTTGAATCTGAGCTTTAAGAACATGTGCAAACTCAAGCCATTGCTGGAGAAGTGGCTCAATGATGCAG TTTGTGCAGAGAACCTGACATCTGACCAGGGCCTGTCCAGCCCCAGTGCCCTGGGCTCCCCAGGCATGGGCATAGAGGGGATCAACCGCAGACGGAAGAAGAGGACCAGTATTGAGACCAACATCCGAGTGGCCTTAGAAAAAAGCTTTCTTGAG CAGAACCAAAAACCTACCTCTGAGGAGATCACCATGATCGCTGACCAGCTCAACATGGAGAAGGAGGTGATTCGGGTCTGGTTCTGCAATCGCCggcagaaagagaagaggattAACCCCCCGAGCAGTGGCAACAGCGGAGGAGGCAACACCCCCATCAAAACCATCTTCACACCCAGTAGCCCTTTG GTGGCCAGCACAGCAAGCCTTGTGAGCAGTCCAACTATTAACACACCCACCACTCTGACTGTAAATCCAGTGATGCCTCTCACCAGCACCAGCGTCTCCAGTTTGTCTttcacag GCACGACAGTTGGAGCCACAAACACTGCATCTGTCATCTCCACTGCACCTATGGTTACCACAGCAACCAGCTCTCCATCATTAAGCCCGTCACCAATGAGTATTCAGTCCACGACTGCAGAGAGTAAAGCTGGTGTTCATGCGCATACCGTCGTCACCCAGGCCCCGTCGTCTATAGCCACCACTTTAGGGACGGGTCAGGTGATGGTGGCGACTTCAGGGCTGTCTGCGGCGCTGCAGGGTGCCCAGTTACCCACCAGTGCCAGCCTTGCTGCtatggctgctgctgcagggcTCAACCCAGGACTGATGGCCCCCTCCCAGTTCACCCCAGG GGGGGCCCTGCTCAGTCTGACTCCTGGTGGCCTTGGCAGTGCGCTGAGTCCTGCCCTCATGAGCAACAGCACCCTTGCCACCATCCAAG CTCTGGCATCGGGTGGGACGATCCCCATCACTTCTCTGGACGGTGGTAACCTGCTGTTTGCCAACACATCTGCTGGTAACACACCCAACCTGGTGACCACGCCGCTCTTCCTGAGCCCCCAGAACCTGTCGCTGCTCGCCAGCAACCCCGTCAGCCTGGTGTCCGGGGCGGGGGGGCTGCAGCTCACTGCTGATGCTCATCATCAAGCCACCACGGCTGTGCCTGTGCAAGCCTCGACCATTACCACTGCCTCcaaggctcagtga
- the pou2f1b gene encoding POU domain, class 2, transcription factor 1b isoform X2 — MADGGAASQDESSGPDAKVNNQSETTKCAMESGDGNTGIQINGLDFQRQTVPTTSAITSAHAQALLQQSKSEDSSALPTSVQQSVLPQTQLMLAGGQIAGLTLTPAHQQLLIQQAQAQILAAAVQHSASQQNSTTGASISASAAAPITQLPLSQPIQIASLQQQNLGLPQFVLVQPGHPIATSLQPQFIISQTPPAQQGILQAPGFLTQLPQSQANPLPTQQSITLTTQPATPTRTTAATPIQTLPHSQTPPKRLDTPTLEEPSDLEELEQFAKTFKQRRIKLGFTQGDVGLAMGKLYGNDFSQTTISRFEALNLSFKNMCKLKPLLEKWLNDAVCAENLTSDQGLSSPSALGSPGMGIEGINRRRKKRTSIETNIRVALEKSFLEQNQKPTSEEITMIADQLNMEKEVIRVWFCNRRQKEKRINPPSSGNSGGGNTPIKTIFTPSSPLVASTASLVSSPTINTPTTLTVNPVMPLTSTSVSSLSFTGTTVGATNTASVISTAPMVTTATSSPSLSPSPMSIQSTTAESKAGVHAHTVVTQAPSSIATTLGTGQVMVATSGLSAALQGAQLPTSASLAAMAAAAGLNPGLMAPSQFTPGGALLSLTPGGLGSALSPALMSNSTLATIQALASGGTIPITSLDGGNLLFANTSAGNTPNLVTTPLFLSPQNLSLLASNPVSLVSGAGGLQLTADAHHQATTAVPVQASTITTASKAQ, encoded by the exons ATGGCGGACGGAGGAGCAGCGAGTCAAGATGAGAGTTCAGGACCAG ATGCTAAAGTGAATAATCAGTCAGAAACTACTAAATGTGCAATGGAAAGTGGTGACGGGAACACCG GAATCCAAATCAATGGATTGGACTTTCAGAGGCAGACGGTGCCAACCACAAGTGCAATCACTAGCGCACATGCACAAGCCCTCCTCCAACAG TCTAAGTCGGAAGACTCGAGTGCTCTTCCGACCTCCGTCCAGCAGAGCGTATTGCCTCAAACCCAGCTAATGTTGGCCGGGGGACAGATTGCAGGA TTGACCCTGACCCCAGCACATCAGCAGCTGTTGATCCAGCAGGCACAAGCTCAGATCCTGGCTGCAGCCGTGCAGCATTCAGCTAGCCAGCAGAACAGCACCACTGGGGCCAGTATCTCAGCCTCCGCAGCCGCACCCATTACCCAGCTACCCCTGTCACAGCCAATCCAGATTGCTTCT CTACAGCAGCAGAATCTTGGTCTGCCTCAGTTTGTTCTCGTGCAGCCCGGTCACCCGATCGCCACATCACTGCAGCCTCAGTTCATCATCTCACAGACACCGCCTGCCCAACAAG GCATATTGCAAGCCCCGGGTTTTCTAACTCAACTACCTCAAAGCCAAGCTAACCCCCTGCCGACTCAACAAAGCATCACCCTCACAACTCAG cCTGCAACTCCAACCCGCACAACAGCAGCCACACCTATTCAGACCCTGCCCCACAGTCAGACACCACCCAAACGGTTGGACACCCCCACTCTGGAGGAGCCTAGTGATCTGGaggaactggagcagtttgccAAGACCTTCAAACAGAGGCGTATCAAACTGGGCTTCacgcag GGGGATGTTGGCCTGGCCATGGGGAAGCTGTACGGAAACGACTTCAGCCAAACTACCATCTCTCGCTTTGAGGCCTTGAATCTGAGCTTTAAGAACATGTGCAAACTCAAGCCATTGCTGGAGAAGTGGCTCAATGATGCAG TTTGTGCAGAGAACCTGACATCTGACCAGGGCCTGTCCAGCCCCAGTGCCCTGGGCTCCCCAGGCATGGGCATAGAGGGGATCAACCGCAGACGGAAGAAGAGGACCAGTATTGAGACCAACATCCGAGTGGCCTTAGAAAAAAGCTTTCTTGAG CAGAACCAAAAACCTACCTCTGAGGAGATCACCATGATCGCTGACCAGCTCAACATGGAGAAGGAGGTGATTCGGGTCTGGTTCTGCAATCGCCggcagaaagagaagaggattAACCCCCCGAGCAGTGGCAACAGCGGAGGAGGCAACACCCCCATCAAAACCATCTTCACACCCAGTAGCCCTTTG GTGGCCAGCACAGCAAGCCTTGTGAGCAGTCCAACTATTAACACACCCACCACTCTGACTGTAAATCCAGTGATGCCTCTCACCAGCACCAGCGTCTCCAGTTTGTCTttcacag GCACGACAGTTGGAGCCACAAACACTGCATCTGTCATCTCCACTGCACCTATGGTTACCACAGCAACCAGCTCTCCATCATTAAGCCCGTCACCAATGAGTATTCAGTCCACGACTGCAGAGAGTAAAGCTGGTGTTCATGCGCATACCGTCGTCACCCAGGCCCCGTCGTCTATAGCCACCACTTTAGGGACGGGTCAGGTGATGGTGGCGACTTCAGGGCTGTCTGCGGCGCTGCAGGGTGCCCAGTTACCCACCAGTGCCAGCCTTGCTGCtatggctgctgctgcagggcTCAACCCAGGACTGATGGCCCCCTCCCAGTTCACCCCAGG GGGGGCCCTGCTCAGTCTGACTCCTGGTGGCCTTGGCAGTGCGCTGAGTCCTGCCCTCATGAGCAACAGCACCCTTGCCACCATCCAAG CTCTGGCATCGGGTGGGACGATCCCCATCACTTCTCTGGACGGTGGTAACCTGCTGTTTGCCAACACATCTGCTGGTAACACACCCAACCTGGTGACCACGCCGCTCTTCCTGAGCCCCCAGAACCTGTCGCTGCTCGCCAGCAACCCCGTCAGCCTGGTGTCCGGGGCGGGGGGGCTGCAGCTCACTGCTGATGCTCATCATCAAGCCACCACGGCTGTGCCTGTGCAAGCCTCGACCATTACCACTGCCTCcaaggctcagtga
- the pou2f1b gene encoding POU domain, class 2, transcription factor 1b isoform X10 has product MADGGAASQDESSGPDAKVNNQSETTKCAMESGDGNTGIQINGLDFQRQTVPTTSAITSAHAQALLQQLTLTPAHQQLLIQQAQAQILAAAVQHSASQQNSTTGASISASAAAPITQLPLSQPIQIASQLQQQNLGLPQFVLVQPGHPIATSLQPQFIISQTPPAQQGILQAPGFLTQLPQSQANPLPTQQSITLTTQPATPTRTTAATPIQTLPHSQTPPKRLDTPTLEEPSDLEELEQFAKTFKQRRIKLGFTQGDVGLAMGKLYGNDFSQTTISRFEALNLSFKNMCKLKPLLEKWLNDAENLTSDQGLSSPSALGSPGMGIEGINRRRKKRTSIETNIRVALEKSFLEQNQKPTSEEITMIADQLNMEKEVIRVWFCNRRQKEKRINPPSSGNSGGGNTPIKTIFTPSSPLVASTASLVSSPTINTPTTLTVNPVMPLTSTSVSSLSFTGTTVGATNTASVISTAPMVTTATSSPSLSPSPMSIQSTTAESKAGVHAHTVVTQAPSSIATTLGTGQVMVATSGLSAALQGAQLPTSASLAAMAAAAGLNPGLMAPSQFTPGGALLSLTPGGLGSALSPALMSNSTLATIQALASGGTIPITSLDGGNLLFANTSAGNTPNLVTTPLFLSPQNLSLLASNPVSLVSGAGGLQLTADAHHQATTAVPVQASTITTASKAQ; this is encoded by the exons ATGGCGGACGGAGGAGCAGCGAGTCAAGATGAGAGTTCAGGACCAG ATGCTAAAGTGAATAATCAGTCAGAAACTACTAAATGTGCAATGGAAAGTGGTGACGGGAACACCG GAATCCAAATCAATGGATTGGACTTTCAGAGGCAGACGGTGCCAACCACAAGTGCAATCACTAGCGCACATGCACAAGCCCTCCTCCAACAG TTGACCCTGACCCCAGCACATCAGCAGCTGTTGATCCAGCAGGCACAAGCTCAGATCCTGGCTGCAGCCGTGCAGCATTCAGCTAGCCAGCAGAACAGCACCACTGGGGCCAGTATCTCAGCCTCCGCAGCCGCACCCATTACCCAGCTACCCCTGTCACAGCCAATCCAGATTGCTTCT CAGCTACAGCAGCAGAATCTTGGTCTGCCTCAGTTTGTTCTCGTGCAGCCCGGTCACCCGATCGCCACATCACTGCAGCCTCAGTTCATCATCTCACAGACACCGCCTGCCCAACAAG GCATATTGCAAGCCCCGGGTTTTCTAACTCAACTACCTCAAAGCCAAGCTAACCCCCTGCCGACTCAACAAAGCATCACCCTCACAACTCAG cCTGCAACTCCAACCCGCACAACAGCAGCCACACCTATTCAGACCCTGCCCCACAGTCAGACACCACCCAAACGGTTGGACACCCCCACTCTGGAGGAGCCTAGTGATCTGGaggaactggagcagtttgccAAGACCTTCAAACAGAGGCGTATCAAACTGGGCTTCacgcag GGGGATGTTGGCCTGGCCATGGGGAAGCTGTACGGAAACGACTTCAGCCAAACTACCATCTCTCGCTTTGAGGCCTTGAATCTGAGCTTTAAGAACATGTGCAAACTCAAGCCATTGCTGGAGAAGTGGCTCAATGATGCAG AGAACCTGACATCTGACCAGGGCCTGTCCAGCCCCAGTGCCCTGGGCTCCCCAGGCATGGGCATAGAGGGGATCAACCGCAGACGGAAGAAGAGGACCAGTATTGAGACCAACATCCGAGTGGCCTTAGAAAAAAGCTTTCTTGAG CAGAACCAAAAACCTACCTCTGAGGAGATCACCATGATCGCTGACCAGCTCAACATGGAGAAGGAGGTGATTCGGGTCTGGTTCTGCAATCGCCggcagaaagagaagaggattAACCCCCCGAGCAGTGGCAACAGCGGAGGAGGCAACACCCCCATCAAAACCATCTTCACACCCAGTAGCCCTTTG GTGGCCAGCACAGCAAGCCTTGTGAGCAGTCCAACTATTAACACACCCACCACTCTGACTGTAAATCCAGTGATGCCTCTCACCAGCACCAGCGTCTCCAGTTTGTCTttcacag GCACGACAGTTGGAGCCACAAACACTGCATCTGTCATCTCCACTGCACCTATGGTTACCACAGCAACCAGCTCTCCATCATTAAGCCCGTCACCAATGAGTATTCAGTCCACGACTGCAGAGAGTAAAGCTGGTGTTCATGCGCATACCGTCGTCACCCAGGCCCCGTCGTCTATAGCCACCACTTTAGGGACGGGTCAGGTGATGGTGGCGACTTCAGGGCTGTCTGCGGCGCTGCAGGGTGCCCAGTTACCCACCAGTGCCAGCCTTGCTGCtatggctgctgctgcagggcTCAACCCAGGACTGATGGCCCCCTCCCAGTTCACCCCAGG GGGGGCCCTGCTCAGTCTGACTCCTGGTGGCCTTGGCAGTGCGCTGAGTCCTGCCCTCATGAGCAACAGCACCCTTGCCACCATCCAAG CTCTGGCATCGGGTGGGACGATCCCCATCACTTCTCTGGACGGTGGTAACCTGCTGTTTGCCAACACATCTGCTGGTAACACACCCAACCTGGTGACCACGCCGCTCTTCCTGAGCCCCCAGAACCTGTCGCTGCTCGCCAGCAACCCCGTCAGCCTGGTGTCCGGGGCGGGGGGGCTGCAGCTCACTGCTGATGCTCATCATCAAGCCACCACGGCTGTGCCTGTGCAAGCCTCGACCATTACCACTGCCTCcaaggctcagtga
- the pou2f1b gene encoding POU domain, class 2, transcription factor 1b isoform X7 produces the protein MADGGAASQDESSGPDAKVNNQSETTKCAMESGDGNTGIQINGLDFQRQTVPTTSAITSAHAQALLQQLTLTPAHQQLLIQQAQAQILAAAVQHSASQQNSTTGASISASAAAPITQLPLSQPIQIASQLQQQNLGLPQFVLVQPGHPIATSLQPQFIISQTPPAQQGILQAPGFLTQLPQSQANPLPTQQSITLTTQPATPTRTTAATPIQTLPHSQTPPKRLDTPTLEEPSDLEELEQFAKTFKQRRIKLGFTQGDVGLAMGKLYGNDFSQTTISRFEALNLSFKNMCKLKPLLEKWLNDAVCAENLTSDQGLSSPSALGSPGMGIEGINRRRKKRTSIETNIRVALEKSFLEQNQKPTSEEITMIADQLNMEKEVIRVWFCNRRQKEKRINPPSSGNSGGGNTPIKTIFTPSSPLVASTASLVSSPTINTPTTLTVNPVMPLTSTSVSSLSFTGTTVGATNTASVISTAPMVTTATSSPSLSPSPMSIQSTTAESKAGVHAHTVVTQAPSSIATTLGTGQVMVATSGLSAALQGAQLPTSASLAAMAAAAGLNPGLMAPSQFTPGGALLSLTPGGLGSALSPALMSNSTLATIQALASGGTIPITSLDGGNLLFANTSAGNTPNLVTTPLFLSPQNLSLLASNPVSLVSGAGGLQLTADAHHQATTAVPVQASTITTASKAQ, from the exons ATGGCGGACGGAGGAGCAGCGAGTCAAGATGAGAGTTCAGGACCAG ATGCTAAAGTGAATAATCAGTCAGAAACTACTAAATGTGCAATGGAAAGTGGTGACGGGAACACCG GAATCCAAATCAATGGATTGGACTTTCAGAGGCAGACGGTGCCAACCACAAGTGCAATCACTAGCGCACATGCACAAGCCCTCCTCCAACAG TTGACCCTGACCCCAGCACATCAGCAGCTGTTGATCCAGCAGGCACAAGCTCAGATCCTGGCTGCAGCCGTGCAGCATTCAGCTAGCCAGCAGAACAGCACCACTGGGGCCAGTATCTCAGCCTCCGCAGCCGCACCCATTACCCAGCTACCCCTGTCACAGCCAATCCAGATTGCTTCT CAGCTACAGCAGCAGAATCTTGGTCTGCCTCAGTTTGTTCTCGTGCAGCCCGGTCACCCGATCGCCACATCACTGCAGCCTCAGTTCATCATCTCACAGACACCGCCTGCCCAACAAG GCATATTGCAAGCCCCGGGTTTTCTAACTCAACTACCTCAAAGCCAAGCTAACCCCCTGCCGACTCAACAAAGCATCACCCTCACAACTCAG cCTGCAACTCCAACCCGCACAACAGCAGCCACACCTATTCAGACCCTGCCCCACAGTCAGACACCACCCAAACGGTTGGACACCCCCACTCTGGAGGAGCCTAGTGATCTGGaggaactggagcagtttgccAAGACCTTCAAACAGAGGCGTATCAAACTGGGCTTCacgcag GGGGATGTTGGCCTGGCCATGGGGAAGCTGTACGGAAACGACTTCAGCCAAACTACCATCTCTCGCTTTGAGGCCTTGAATCTGAGCTTTAAGAACATGTGCAAACTCAAGCCATTGCTGGAGAAGTGGCTCAATGATGCAG TTTGTGCAGAGAACCTGACATCTGACCAGGGCCTGTCCAGCCCCAGTGCCCTGGGCTCCCCAGGCATGGGCATAGAGGGGATCAACCGCAGACGGAAGAAGAGGACCAGTATTGAGACCAACATCCGAGTGGCCTTAGAAAAAAGCTTTCTTGAG CAGAACCAAAAACCTACCTCTGAGGAGATCACCATGATCGCTGACCAGCTCAACATGGAGAAGGAGGTGATTCGGGTCTGGTTCTGCAATCGCCggcagaaagagaagaggattAACCCCCCGAGCAGTGGCAACAGCGGAGGAGGCAACACCCCCATCAAAACCATCTTCACACCCAGTAGCCCTTTG GTGGCCAGCACAGCAAGCCTTGTGAGCAGTCCAACTATTAACACACCCACCACTCTGACTGTAAATCCAGTGATGCCTCTCACCAGCACCAGCGTCTCCAGTTTGTCTttcacag GCACGACAGTTGGAGCCACAAACACTGCATCTGTCATCTCCACTGCACCTATGGTTACCACAGCAACCAGCTCTCCATCATTAAGCCCGTCACCAATGAGTATTCAGTCCACGACTGCAGAGAGTAAAGCTGGTGTTCATGCGCATACCGTCGTCACCCAGGCCCCGTCGTCTATAGCCACCACTTTAGGGACGGGTCAGGTGATGGTGGCGACTTCAGGGCTGTCTGCGGCGCTGCAGGGTGCCCAGTTACCCACCAGTGCCAGCCTTGCTGCtatggctgctgctgcagggcTCAACCCAGGACTGATGGCCCCCTCCCAGTTCACCCCAGG GGGGGCCCTGCTCAGTCTGACTCCTGGTGGCCTTGGCAGTGCGCTGAGTCCTGCCCTCATGAGCAACAGCACCCTTGCCACCATCCAAG CTCTGGCATCGGGTGGGACGATCCCCATCACTTCTCTGGACGGTGGTAACCTGCTGTTTGCCAACACATCTGCTGGTAACACACCCAACCTGGTGACCACGCCGCTCTTCCTGAGCCCCCAGAACCTGTCGCTGCTCGCCAGCAACCCCGTCAGCCTGGTGTCCGGGGCGGGGGGGCTGCAGCTCACTGCTGATGCTCATCATCAAGCCACCACGGCTGTGCCTGTGCAAGCCTCGACCATTACCACTGCCTCcaaggctcagtga